Proteins encoded together in one Nostoc sp. PCC 7524 window:
- the groL gene encoding chaperonin GroEL (60 kDa chaperone family; promotes refolding of misfolded polypeptides especially under stressful conditions; forms two stacked rings of heptamers to form a barrel-shaped 14mer; ends can be capped by GroES; misfolded proteins enter the barrel where they are refolded when GroES binds) has protein sequence MAKRIIYNENARRALERGIDILAEAVAVTLGPKGRNVVLEKKFGAPQIVNDGVTIAKEIELEDHIENTGVSLIRQAASKTNDAAGDGTTTATVLAHAIVKEGLRNVAAGANAILLKRGIDKATNFLVERIKEHARPVEDSKAIAQVGAISAGNDDEVGQMIAQAMDKVGKEGVISLEEGKSMTTELEITEGMRFDKGYISPYFATDAERMEAIFDDPYILLTDKKIALVQDLVPVLEQVARQGKPLVIIAEDIEKEALATLVVNRLRGVLNVAAVKAPGFGDRRKAMLEDISVLTGGQVITEDAGLKLENTKIDGLGRARRITITKDSTTIVAEGNEAGVKARCEQIRRQMEETESSYDKEKLQERLAKLSGGVAVVKVGAATETEMKDKKLRLEDAINATKAAVEEGIVPGGGTTLAHLAPELETWANGNLTGEELTGALIVARALPAPLKRIAENAGQNGAVIAERVKEKEFNVGFNAASNEFVDMFGAGIVDPAKVTRSALQNAASIAGMVLTTECIVVDKPEPKDAAPAAGGGMGGGDFDY, from the coding sequence ATGGCAAAGCGCATTATCTACAACGAAAACGCCCGTCGCGCCCTTGAGCGTGGTATTGACATTCTAGCTGAGGCTGTAGCTGTTACCCTTGGCCCCAAAGGTCGGAACGTAGTATTAGAAAAGAAATTTGGTGCGCCTCAAATCGTTAACGACGGTGTAACCATCGCTAAAGAAATCGAATTAGAAGATCATATTGAAAACACTGGCGTTTCTTTGATTCGCCAAGCTGCTTCTAAAACCAACGATGCAGCAGGTGATGGTACAACCACCGCTACCGTTTTGGCTCATGCCATTGTGAAAGAAGGTTTGCGGAACGTAGCCGCAGGTGCTAACGCCATCCTGTTGAAGCGCGGTATTGATAAAGCTACCAACTTCTTGGTAGAGAGAATTAAAGAACACGCTCGTCCTGTAGAAGATTCTAAGGCGATCGCGCAAGTTGGTGCAATTTCTGCCGGTAACGACGATGAAGTCGGTCAGATGATTGCCCAAGCAATGGACAAAGTAGGTAAAGAAGGTGTAATTTCCCTAGAAGAAGGGAAGTCCATGACCACCGAATTGGAAATCACCGAAGGGATGCGCTTTGATAAAGGCTACATCTCTCCTTACTTTGCCACCGATGCAGAACGGATGGAAGCGATTTTTGATGATCCTTACATCCTGCTCACCGACAAGAAAATTGCTCTGGTACAAGATTTAGTACCTGTTCTTGAGCAAGTTGCCCGTCAAGGTAAACCCCTGGTTATCATTGCTGAAGATATTGAAAAAGAAGCTTTGGCAACCTTGGTTGTTAACCGTTTGCGTGGTGTGCTGAATGTAGCGGCTGTAAAAGCTCCTGGATTTGGCGATCGCCGCAAAGCTATGCTAGAAGATATCTCCGTTCTCACCGGCGGTCAAGTGATCACTGAAGATGCTGGTCTGAAACTGGAAAACACCAAGATAGATGGACTGGGTAGAGCGCGTCGCATCACCATTACCAAAGACAGCACTACAATTGTTGCTGAAGGTAACGAAGCTGGCGTTAAAGCCCGTTGCGAACAAATCCGTCGTCAAATGGAAGAAACTGAATCTTCCTACGACAAAGAAAAACTCCAAGAGCGTTTGGCTAAATTGTCTGGTGGTGTAGCTGTAGTGAAAGTTGGTGCAGCTACCGAAACCGAAATGAAAGACAAGAAACTGCGCTTAGAAGATGCTATCAACGCTACCAAAGCTGCTGTAGAAGAAGGTATCGTTCCTGGTGGTGGTACAACCTTAGCTCACCTCGCTCCTGAGTTGGAAACTTGGGCTAACGGCAACCTCACTGGTGAAGAATTGACCGGTGCTTTAATTGTGGCTCGTGCATTACCCGCACCTCTGAAGAGAATTGCTGAAAACGCAGGTCAGAACGGTGCTGTAATTGCTGAACGCGTGAAAGAGAAAGAATTCAACGTTGGCTTCAACGCTGCTAGCAACGAATTTGTAGATATGTTCGGTGCTGGTATTGTTGACCCCGCGAAAGTAACACGTTCTGCTCTGCAAAATGCTGCTTCTATCGCTGGTATGGTGTTGACAACCGAGTGCATCGTTGTTGACAAGCCTGAACCCAAGGATGCTGCTCCTGCTGCTGGTGGTGGCATGGGTGGCGGTGACTTCGATTACTAA
- a CDS encoding DUF4351 domain-containing protein gives MSYDNACKYLAEQYPEEFVRWLLGVDAQQIEVLKTELTLEPIRADSVTFLRTANRILHIEFQTLATSNPPLNFRMLDYSVRLKRQYRYSVAQVVIFLQETTNEVAFTEEYRDDTTIHRYQVIRLWEQDSALFLDNPALLPLATLTRTNSPLGLLSQVAEQVATISDREQRQNIAGCTEILAGLRFEKDLIRQLLREDIMRESVIYQDILQKGIKQGEESLILRMLNRRFGEIGVSLIEKIRGLSAEQLEDLGEALFDFSDVADLEVWLNQHN, from the coding sequence TTGAGTTACGATAACGCTTGTAAGTATTTAGCTGAACAGTATCCAGAGGAGTTTGTGCGTTGGCTACTGGGGGTAGATGCACAACAAATTGAAGTATTAAAAACTGAACTTACCCTTGAACCGATTCGTGCTGATTCTGTGACATTTTTACGCACAGCAAACAGGATTTTACATATTGAATTTCAAACCTTAGCAACATCTAATCCGCCGCTTAATTTCCGAATGCTTGATTATTCCGTGAGGTTAAAGCGTCAATATCGCTATTCTGTAGCGCAGGTGGTGATATTTTTGCAAGAAACGACTAACGAAGTGGCGTTTACAGAGGAATATCGAGACGACACAACTATTCACCGCTATCAGGTTATTCGTCTGTGGGAACAAGATTCAGCATTATTTTTGGATAATCCTGCTCTATTACCTCTAGCAACTTTAACCCGAACTAACTCACCATTAGGGTTGCTTTCCCAAGTGGCTGAACAAGTCGCTACAATTTCTGATAGGGAACAAAGACAAAATATTGCTGGTTGTACAGAAATTCTTGCAGGTTTGCGGTTTGAAAAGGATTTGATTCGCCAATTATTACGGGAGGATATTATGCGCGAGTCTGTAATTTATCAAGATATTCTGCAAAAAGGAATAAAACAAGGTGAAGAAAGTTTAATATTACGTATGCTGAATCGGCGTTTTGGTGAAATAGGCGTGTCATTAATTGAAAAAATTAGAGGATTATCTGCTGAACAGTTAGAAGATTTAGGAGAAGCTTTGTTTGATTTTTCTGATGTTGCTGATTTAGAAGTTTGGTTAAACCAGCACAATTAG
- a CDS encoding PIN domain-containing protein, which translates to MGYLLDTNIVSASLKQNVKINLKLQEVSSLDIDILISGITYYEIQRGLLRSNATKKLALFQQFCQDYPILFLDDIRIFQKASEIHADLTNRGQIIQDADILIAGTAIIHNLILVSHDSDLIRVKGLQLENWLIS; encoded by the coding sequence ATGGGTTATTTATTAGATACTAATATTGTTTCAGCTTCACTAAAACAGAATGTCAAAATCAACTTAAAGTTGCAAGAGGTAAGTAGTTTAGATATAGACATTTTGATTAGCGGCATAACTTACTATGAAATTCAAAGAGGACTTTTGAGGAGCAATGCCACTAAGAAACTAGCTTTATTTCAACAATTTTGCCAAGATTATCCCATTTTATTCTTAGATGATATTAGGATTTTTCAAAAAGCCTCAGAAATTCATGCTGATTTAACAAACAGAGGTCAAATTATTCAGGATGCTGATATTTTGATAGCTGGTACCGCTATCATTCATAATTTAATTTTAGTTTCTCACGATTCTGATTTAATTAGAGTTAAAGGTTTACAGTTAGAAAATTGGTTAATTTCTTAG